Proteins encoded in a region of the Drosophila sechellia strain sech25 chromosome 2L, ASM438219v1, whole genome shotgun sequence genome:
- the LOC6612088 gene encoding uncharacterized protein LOC6612088 isoform X2, translated as MAQVKPKSNKQSGKPAPTAKKSVQEKTSAQQKKNKQNAAAQKKKCGCCKWTLGSIFIIALIAGALCYDTEVNGKGVFEKSATGKVLKNAGVLPHVQKSWYTVMGAGARGYKWAEVNVPPYAEPVIKTTGDLWKLARNAACKAYQNGKGYFGAKWPVVAKFIDQYVPNSSGKIEAFASGVSDLAASSYENAAALIKEKVLVGHLSPENINQALNQTRNAALEYYNQFHKKVDAYAKLK; from the exons ATGGCTCAGGTTAAACCGAAAAGTAACAAACAGAGCGGCAAACCAGCGCCGACCGCAAAAAAG AGCGTCCAGGAGAAGACCAGCGCGCAGCAGAAGAAGAACAAACAGAATGCCGCGGcacagaaaaagaaatgcgGATGCTGCAAGTGGACCTTGGGTAGCATCTTCATCATCGCCCTGATTGCCGGAGCTCTGTGCTACGATACCGAAGTGAACGGCAAGGGCGTGTTTGAAAAATCGGCCACCGGCAAGGTGCTGAAGAATGCCGGAGTTCTGCCGCATGTCCAGAAGTCCTGGTACACGGTCATGGGCGCTGGAGCGCGGGGCTACAAATGGGCGGAAGTTAATGTGCCGCCGTACGCCGAGCCGGTGATCAAGACCACCGGCGACCTGTGGAAGCTGGCGAGGAATGCGGCCTGCAAAGCTTACCAGAACGGCAAGGGATACTTTGGCGCCAAGTGGCCCGTTGTGGCGAAGTTC ATTGACCAATACGTGCCCAATTCGTCTGGCAAGATCGAAGCTTTTGCCTCTGGCGTTAGCGATTTAGCCGCCAGCAGCTATGAAAATGCTGCCGCGCTCATCAAGGAAAAGGTGCTTGT TGGCCATCTCTCCCCCGAGAACATCAATCAGGCGCTGAACCAGACGCGCAACGCCGCCCTGGAGTACTACAACCAGTTTCACAAAAAGGTCGACGCATACGCCAAGCTCAAATGA